Proteins from a genomic interval of Mycolicibacterium grossiae:
- a CDS encoding TetR/AcrR family transcriptional regulator, translated as MARATKSVSARPALDRRTIDADVMERLPAGRHHMTRDEVAAHQRRRIFEAMATVMAEKGFANTTVSDIITRAHVSRPTFYEYFSSKQDCFMAGYARLQERMVATVVAAPRGGTPMERFEVMLGAYLAAIAAHPVTSRVYLVETYAAGAEAMQRRLRMQGAFVDGVAAVFAARSKRDVFACQSLVATTSTLVTQALIDGDVAGVLALHEPILALAARLHLDRSVARATDARL; from the coding sequence GTGGCACGTGCGACGAAGTCCGTCTCCGCCCGGCCTGCACTGGACCGGCGGACGATCGACGCCGACGTCATGGAGAGGCTTCCCGCCGGCCGCCACCACATGACTCGCGACGAGGTCGCTGCACATCAACGGCGAAGGATCTTCGAGGCGATGGCAACGGTGATGGCGGAGAAGGGCTTCGCCAACACGACCGTGTCCGACATCATTACCCGTGCCCACGTCTCCCGGCCGACGTTCTACGAGTACTTCTCCTCGAAGCAGGACTGCTTCATGGCGGGATACGCACGTCTGCAGGAACGGATGGTGGCCACCGTCGTCGCGGCGCCCCGCGGCGGAACACCGATGGAACGCTTCGAGGTCATGCTCGGCGCCTACCTCGCGGCAATCGCCGCACACCCCGTGACGTCGCGCGTCTACCTCGTCGAGACGTATGCGGCAGGAGCGGAGGCCATGCAACGCCGATTGCGCATGCAAGGGGCGTTCGTCGATGGCGTGGCGGCGGTCTTCGCAGCACGGAGCAAGCGGGACGTCTTCGCGTGCCAGTCATTGGTGGCCACCACCTCCACCCTCGTGACGCAAGCGCTCATCGACGGCGACGTGGCGGGCGTCCTGGCACTGCACGAACCCATCCTCGCGCTGGCTGCGAGACTCCACCTGGACCGCAGCGTCGCGAGGGCG